A single Drosophila ananassae strain 14024-0371.13 chromosome 3L, ASM1763931v2, whole genome shotgun sequence DNA region contains:
- the LOC6496411 gene encoding uncharacterized protein LOC6496411 isoform X17, with protein MDMSRSLSAGGNLMLLPLCLLLATFHGASVLAERDFNVNDSQVPVIEPKDVPAYKQDPYVKELMGCSNSQSEVVLSLVLKKHDWSDLTATKRAHVQAKLAKFFAIPKEFISLDSVSKLELKSMHKLANKRGGKGNKNVETLNRRLGRASFMIGCDSRYFAMGEPIAMQIAHQVKDGTIGALTEENFGLWFIWRKELKARSHRKKRQSEGSGNDDDDYEYEDDPEDTSEPSTEVPAVTTHAHRHHHGASTPTVASGTTTTTALPESSSSFASTDYVEPPAEENSPPVIETRLPKFAVTSGKAFTFVVPRETFADAEDQGNLRLDFTDKDGHELKSTSWLQFNVDKRELYGLPLDDTVSRWQYRLTATDSGNASVTETVEISVQQHRAVRTINHEISISVRINEIHGHNINWQLKLINAVARTLDDATSSALVVREIRQTVQDPYSATLVYFNETLPTNECPEKELNDLVARLDAQRLSDLVQPLLAIKSITGQLIGSCQKELTRVKPTQHMAKNVPPMPRNQVDRVNASVGQLLVYKVPTDTFYDANDQQLTLTLKTKDHKELSTRHWLQFDSKNEEFYGVPKSGDIGSEEYLLVAEDSGGLVAHDALVVVVSHAPKREFGAFFKAYLAIRHENFNADLQRKFVERVARLHGDPTTTQIQIRSVTTHHDSDGTIVNFYNTTLYKMNNRCPEKELAATRSIYLNSDLSLKDSVKRALGPELNLTNFSVVPFGSCHHAEIPDIQPDYNPRPDEPSLKSTFSDEYLANIVLPAVIIVVMIILASLVACCLHRRRHKSGKMELGDDEERKSFRAKGIPVIFQDEYEEKPEIGNKSPVILKDEKPPLLPPSYNTSNMNGDNDVDEYVPPPAVVVGGREVRGKSPATPSYRKPPPYVSP; from the exons ATGGACATGTCACGGAGCTTATCTGCCGGTGGAAACCTAATGCTCCTCCCGTTATGCCTTCTGCTGGCCACCTTCCATGGCGCCAGTGTGCTGGCGGAGCGCGATTTCAATGTAAACGACTCTCAG GTGCCTGTCATTGAGCCCAAGGATGTGCCCGCCTACAAGCAGGATCCGTATGTCAAGGAGCTGATGGGCTGCTCCAACAGCCAGAGCGAGGTAGTCCTCTCCCTGGTCCTGAAGAAGCACGACTGGAGCGATCTGACTGCCACCAAGCGCGCCCATGTTCAGGCTAAGCTGGCCAAGTTCTTTGCCATACCCAAGGAATTCATCTCCCTGGACTCAGTGTCCAAGTTGGAGCTTAAGTCCATGCACAAGTTGGCCAACAAGAGGGGCGGAAAGGGCAATAAGAACGTAGAAACCCTGAATCGCCGCCTCGGACGCGCCAGTTTCATG ATCGGCTGCGATTCGCGGTATTTCGCAATGGGAGAGCCGATAGCCATGCAGATTGCTCATCAAGTGAAGGATGGCACCATTGGAGCCTTGACGGAGGAGAACTTTGGTCTTTGGTTCATCTGGCGAAAGGAGCTGAAAGCCAG ATCGCATCGCAAAAAGCGCCAATCGGAGGGCTCTGGaaacgacgacgacgactaCGAGTACGAAGACGACCCCGAAGACACTTC GGAACCCAGCACGGAAGTGCCAGCTGTGACAACACACGCCCATCGACACCATCACGGAGCG TCCACTCCAACAGTAGCCTCCGGCACCACTACAACCACCGCCTTGCCAGAGTCCAGCAGCTCGTTCGCCTCCACGGACTATGTGGAACCGCCGGCAGAGGAGAACAGTCCGCCGGTCATTGAGACGCGTCTACCGAAGTTCGCGGTGACATCGGGAAAGGCTTTCACGTTCGTTGTGCCGCGGGAGACTTTTGCGGATGCCGAGGACCAGGGTAACCTGAGGCTGGACTTTACGGACAAAGATGGCCACGAGCTGAAGTCAACCTCCTGGTTGCAGTTCAACGTCGATAAAAGGGAACTCTATGGACT CCCGTTGGACGACACCGTGTCGCGATGGCAGTACCGCCTCACAGCAACAGACTCTGGCAATGCCAGTGTCACGGAAACCGTAGAGATTTCCGTCCAGCAGCACCGGGCGGTTAGGACCATCAACCACGAGATTAGTATTTCCGTGCGGATCAACGAAATACATGGCCATAACATCAACTGGCAGTTGAAGCTGATCAATGCCGTGGCTAGGACGTTGGACGATGCCACCAGCTCAGCTTTGGTGGTGCGGGAGATCAGGCAAACGGTCCAGGATCCCTACTCAGCTACTTTGGTCTATTTCAACGAGACTTTGCCAACAAACGAGTGTCCGGAAAAGGAACTCAACGACCTTGTAGCACGACTGGATGCCCAGCGGCTGAGTGACTTAGTTCAGCCGCTGCTGGCCATCAAGTCCATTACTGGACAGCTGATTGGCTCCTGCCAGAAGGAGCTGACGCGGGTGAAGCCCACCCAGCACATGGCCAAAAATGTCCCGCCGATGCCGCGCAACCAGGTCGATCGGGTGAATGCCAGTGTGGGACAGTTGCTAGTATACAAAGTGCCGACCGACACTTTCTACGATGCCAATGACCAGCAGTTGACTCTCACTCTCAAGACCAAGGACCACAAGGAGCTGAGCACCCGGCACTGGCTGCAGTTTGACTCCAAAAACGAAGAATTCTATGGTGTTCCCAAGAGTGGGGATATAGGCTCCGAGGAGTACCTGTTGGTGGCCGAGGACAGCGGCGGCTTAGTCGCCCATGATGCCCTGGTCGTGGTGGTCAGCCATGCGCCCAAGCGGGAGTTTGGAGCATTTTTCAAGGCATATCTGGCCATAAGGCATGAGAACTTCAACGCCGATCTGCAGCGGAAGTTTGTAGAGCGCGTAGCGAGACTGCACGGAGaccccaccaccacccagaTCCAGATCCGGTCCGTAACCACGCACCACGATTCGGACGGCACCATTGTCAACTTCTACAACACAACCCTGTACAAAATGAACAATCGCTGTCCCGAAAAGGAGCTGGCCGCCACCAGGAGTATCTACCTGAACAGCGATCTTAGCCTCAAGGATTCGGTGAAGCGAGCTCTGGGCCCGGAATTGAATCTCACCAACTTTTCGGTGGTCCCCTTCGGCAGTTGCCATC ATGCCGAAATCCCGGACATTCAACCCGACTACAACCCAAGGCCCGACGAGCCCAGCCTGAAGTCCACTTTCAGTGACGAGTACTTGGCGAACATCGTGCTGCCCGCCGTCATTATCGTGGTCATGATAATTTTGGCATCCCTCGTGGCCTGCTGCCTGCACAGGCGTCGTCACAAGAGCGGAAAAATGGAGCTTG gcgacgacgaggagcGCAAGTCCTTCCGAGCCAAGGGTATTCCCGTCATCTTCCAGGATGAGTACGAGGAGAAACCAGAGATTGGCAACAAGAGCCCTGTTATTCTTAAAGACGAGAAGCCTCCGCTACTGCCCCCGTCCTACAATACCTCGAATATGAATG GTGACAACGACGTGGATGAGTATGTGCCACCGCCGGCCGTTGTTGTGGGCGGACGGGAGGTGCGAGGGAAGTCACCTGCCACACCCTCCTACCGCAAGCCTCCGCCATATGTGTCGCCATAA
- the LOC6496411 gene encoding dystroglycan isoform X4: MDMSRSLSAGGNLMLLPLCLLLATFHGASVLAERDFNVNDSQVPVIEPKDVPAYKQDPYVKELMGCSNSQSEVVLSLVLKKHDWSDLTATKRAHVQAKLAKFFAIPKEFISLDSVSKLELKSMHKLANKRGGKGNKNVETLNRRLGRASFMIGCDSRYFAMGEPIAMQIAHQVKDGTIGALTEENFGLWFIWRKELKARSHRKKRQSEGSGNDDDDYEYEDDPEDTSEPSTEVPAVTTHAHRHHHGASEVPDSVSVTSVASEEEIQESVSMLESVISKTIENTKNIKELPILGADAEDEEDEEFLLPRGTAPSSSTMATLVTEAVKPVLFLEENQVDQGAVDVEIETSTPTPSPPAAHKPYSPYDATSSVGVTSPTPVQPENSEPPPSETSPSSATTPTPTPTPMLTELESNAPTTSTSISIASQSPANPAFLSPSSQATQASLKTTTTTTLTSTTATISTTTATTTLSESPKPNTLHTEFELSTLLPFDESEATAPTPSAAGTAAAETPTPSATAATSGESENDFHVESTTHRIVSSKGEPGDGLNTTSSNTLTHNESTPTVASGTTTTTALPESSSSFASTDYVEPPAEENSPPVIETRLPKFAVTSGKAFTFVVPRETFADAEDQGNLRLDFTDKDGHELKSTSWLQFNVDKRELYGLPLDDTVSRWQYRLTATDSGNASVTETVEISVQQHRAVRTINHEISISVRINEIHGHNINWQLKLINAVARTLDDATSSALVVREIRQTVQDPYSATLVYFNETLPTNECPEKELNDLVARLDAQRLSDLVQPLLAIKSITGQLIGSCQKELTRVKPTQHMAKNVPPMPRNQVDRVNASVGQLLVYKVPTDTFYDANDQQLTLTLKTKDHKELSTRHWLQFDSKNEEFYGVPKSGDIGSEEYLLVAEDSGGLVAHDALVVVVSHAPKREFGAFFKAYLAIRHENFNADLQRKFVERVARLHGDPTTTQIQIRSVTTHHDSDGTIVNFYNTTLYKMNNRCPEKELAATRSIYLNSDLSLKDSVKRALGPELNLTNFSVVPFGSCHHAEIPDIQPDYNPRPDEPSLKSTFSDEYLANIVLPAVIIVVMIILASLVACCLHRRRHKSGKMELGDDEERKSFRAKGIPVIFQDEYEEKPEIGNKSPVILKDEKPPLLPPSYNTSNMNGDNDVDEYVPPPAVVVGGREVRGKSPATPSYRKPPPYVSP; this comes from the exons ATGGACATGTCACGGAGCTTATCTGCCGGTGGAAACCTAATGCTCCTCCCGTTATGCCTTCTGCTGGCCACCTTCCATGGCGCCAGTGTGCTGGCGGAGCGCGATTTCAATGTAAACGACTCTCAG GTGCCTGTCATTGAGCCCAAGGATGTGCCCGCCTACAAGCAGGATCCGTATGTCAAGGAGCTGATGGGCTGCTCCAACAGCCAGAGCGAGGTAGTCCTCTCCCTGGTCCTGAAGAAGCACGACTGGAGCGATCTGACTGCCACCAAGCGCGCCCATGTTCAGGCTAAGCTGGCCAAGTTCTTTGCCATACCCAAGGAATTCATCTCCCTGGACTCAGTGTCCAAGTTGGAGCTTAAGTCCATGCACAAGTTGGCCAACAAGAGGGGCGGAAAGGGCAATAAGAACGTAGAAACCCTGAATCGCCGCCTCGGACGCGCCAGTTTCATG ATCGGCTGCGATTCGCGGTATTTCGCAATGGGAGAGCCGATAGCCATGCAGATTGCTCATCAAGTGAAGGATGGCACCATTGGAGCCTTGACGGAGGAGAACTTTGGTCTTTGGTTCATCTGGCGAAAGGAGCTGAAAGCCAG ATCGCATCGCAAAAAGCGCCAATCGGAGGGCTCTGGaaacgacgacgacgactaCGAGTACGAAGACGACCCCGAAGACACTTC GGAACCCAGCACGGAAGTGCCAGCTGTGACAACACACGCCCATCGACACCATCACGGAGCG TCGGAGGTTCCCGATTCCGTTTCGGTCACATCGGTCGCATCGGAGGAGGAGATCCAGGAGAGTGTCTCCATGCTGGAGTCCGTCATCAGCAAGACCATTGAGAACACGAAGAACATCAAGGAGTTGCCCATTCTCGGGGCGGATGCTGAAGATGAGGAGGACGAGGAGTTCCTGCTCCCCAGGGGGACTGCCCCAAGCAGCAGTACGATGGCTACTTTGGTGACGGAGGCCGTTAAGCCTGTCCTGTTCCTGGAGGAGAACCAAGTGGATCAGGGAGCTGTCGATGTAGAGATCGAGACTTCCACGCCCACGCCCTCGCCGCCAGCCGCGCACAAGCCATACTCTCCCTACGATGCCACCTCCTCTGTGGGAGTTACCTCGCCCACACCCGTCCAGCCAGAGAATTCGGAACCTCCTCCGTCTGAGACCTCGCCATCGTCTGCGACTACTCCGACTCCCACTCCCACGCCCATGCTCACCGAGCTCGAAAGCAATGCCcccaccacctccacctccatcTCCATAGCATCCCAGTCCCCGGCAAATCCCGCATTTCTGTCTCCATCTTCACAGGCCACTCAAGCAtccttaaaaacaacaactacaacaacattAACAagcacaacagcaacaatctcaacaacaacagcaacaacaacattgtCAGAATCGCCAAAG CCAAACACTCTGCACACTGAATTCGAGCTGAGCACCCTGCTGCCCTTTGACGAAAGTGAAGCAACAGCACCTACTCCCAGCGCAGCCGGAACAGCAGCAGCGGAAACACCAACGCCAAGTGCAACGGCAGCCACTTCTGGCGAAAGCGAGAACGATTTTCATGTAGAATCCACCACACACCGTATTGTTAGCTCTAAG GGAGAACCTGGTGACGGCCTCAACACCACTAGCAGTAACACTTTAACCCACAATGAG TCCACTCCAACAGTAGCCTCCGGCACCACTACAACCACCGCCTTGCCAGAGTCCAGCAGCTCGTTCGCCTCCACGGACTATGTGGAACCGCCGGCAGAGGAGAACAGTCCGCCGGTCATTGAGACGCGTCTACCGAAGTTCGCGGTGACATCGGGAAAGGCTTTCACGTTCGTTGTGCCGCGGGAGACTTTTGCGGATGCCGAGGACCAGGGTAACCTGAGGCTGGACTTTACGGACAAAGATGGCCACGAGCTGAAGTCAACCTCCTGGTTGCAGTTCAACGTCGATAAAAGGGAACTCTATGGACT CCCGTTGGACGACACCGTGTCGCGATGGCAGTACCGCCTCACAGCAACAGACTCTGGCAATGCCAGTGTCACGGAAACCGTAGAGATTTCCGTCCAGCAGCACCGGGCGGTTAGGACCATCAACCACGAGATTAGTATTTCCGTGCGGATCAACGAAATACATGGCCATAACATCAACTGGCAGTTGAAGCTGATCAATGCCGTGGCTAGGACGTTGGACGATGCCACCAGCTCAGCTTTGGTGGTGCGGGAGATCAGGCAAACGGTCCAGGATCCCTACTCAGCTACTTTGGTCTATTTCAACGAGACTTTGCCAACAAACGAGTGTCCGGAAAAGGAACTCAACGACCTTGTAGCACGACTGGATGCCCAGCGGCTGAGTGACTTAGTTCAGCCGCTGCTGGCCATCAAGTCCATTACTGGACAGCTGATTGGCTCCTGCCAGAAGGAGCTGACGCGGGTGAAGCCCACCCAGCACATGGCCAAAAATGTCCCGCCGATGCCGCGCAACCAGGTCGATCGGGTGAATGCCAGTGTGGGACAGTTGCTAGTATACAAAGTGCCGACCGACACTTTCTACGATGCCAATGACCAGCAGTTGACTCTCACTCTCAAGACCAAGGACCACAAGGAGCTGAGCACCCGGCACTGGCTGCAGTTTGACTCCAAAAACGAAGAATTCTATGGTGTTCCCAAGAGTGGGGATATAGGCTCCGAGGAGTACCTGTTGGTGGCCGAGGACAGCGGCGGCTTAGTCGCCCATGATGCCCTGGTCGTGGTGGTCAGCCATGCGCCCAAGCGGGAGTTTGGAGCATTTTTCAAGGCATATCTGGCCATAAGGCATGAGAACTTCAACGCCGATCTGCAGCGGAAGTTTGTAGAGCGCGTAGCGAGACTGCACGGAGaccccaccaccacccagaTCCAGATCCGGTCCGTAACCACGCACCACGATTCGGACGGCACCATTGTCAACTTCTACAACACAACCCTGTACAAAATGAACAATCGCTGTCCCGAAAAGGAGCTGGCCGCCACCAGGAGTATCTACCTGAACAGCGATCTTAGCCTCAAGGATTCGGTGAAGCGAGCTCTGGGCCCGGAATTGAATCTCACCAACTTTTCGGTGGTCCCCTTCGGCAGTTGCCATC ATGCCGAAATCCCGGACATTCAACCCGACTACAACCCAAGGCCCGACGAGCCCAGCCTGAAGTCCACTTTCAGTGACGAGTACTTGGCGAACATCGTGCTGCCCGCCGTCATTATCGTGGTCATGATAATTTTGGCATCCCTCGTGGCCTGCTGCCTGCACAGGCGTCGTCACAAGAGCGGAAAAATGGAGCTTG gcgacgacgaggagcGCAAGTCCTTCCGAGCCAAGGGTATTCCCGTCATCTTCCAGGATGAGTACGAGGAGAAACCAGAGATTGGCAACAAGAGCCCTGTTATTCTTAAAGACGAGAAGCCTCCGCTACTGCCCCCGTCCTACAATACCTCGAATATGAATG GTGACAACGACGTGGATGAGTATGTGCCACCGCCGGCCGTTGTTGTGGGCGGACGGGAGGTGCGAGGGAAGTCACCTGCCACACCCTCCTACCGCAAGCCTCCGCCATATGTGTCGCCATAA
- the LOC6496411 gene encoding dystroglycan isoform X7: MDMSRSLSAGGNLMLLPLCLLLATFHGASVLAERDFNVNDSQVPVIEPKDVPAYKQDPYVKELMGCSNSQSEVVLSLVLKKHDWSDLTATKRAHVQAKLAKFFAIPKEFISLDSVSKLELKSMHKLANKRGGKGNKNVETLNRRLGRASFMIGCDSRYFAMGEPIAMQIAHQVKDGTIGALTEENFGLWFIWRKELKARSHRKKRQSEGSGNDDDDYEYEDDPEDTSEPSTEVPAVTTHAHRHHHGASEVPDSVSVTSVASEEEIQESVSMLESVISKTIENTKNIKELPILGADAEDEEDEEFLLPRGTAPSSSTMATLVTEAVKPVLFLEENQVDQGAVDVEIETSTPTPSPPAAHKPYSPYDATSSVGVTSPTPVQPENSEPPPSETSPSSATTPTPTPTPMLTELESNAPTTSTSISIASQSPANPAFLSPSSQATQASLKTTTTTTLTSTTATISTTTATTTLSESPKGEPGDGLNTTSSNTLTHNEQSTPTVASGTTTTTALPESSSSFASTDYVEPPAEENSPPVIETRLPKFAVTSGKAFTFVVPRETFADAEDQGNLRLDFTDKDGHELKSTSWLQFNVDKRELYGLPLDDTVSRWQYRLTATDSGNASVTETVEISVQQHRAVRTINHEISISVRINEIHGHNINWQLKLINAVARTLDDATSSALVVREIRQTVQDPYSATLVYFNETLPTNECPEKELNDLVARLDAQRLSDLVQPLLAIKSITGQLIGSCQKELTRVKPTQHMAKNVPPMPRNQVDRVNASVGQLLVYKVPTDTFYDANDQQLTLTLKTKDHKELSTRHWLQFDSKNEEFYGVPKSGDIGSEEYLLVAEDSGGLVAHDALVVVVSHAPKREFGAFFKAYLAIRHENFNADLQRKFVERVARLHGDPTTTQIQIRSVTTHHDSDGTIVNFYNTTLYKMNNRCPEKELAATRSIYLNSDLSLKDSVKRALGPELNLTNFSVVPFGSCHHAEIPDIQPDYNPRPDEPSLKSTFSDEYLANIVLPAVIIVVMIILASLVACCLHRRRHKSGKMELGDDEERKSFRAKGIPVIFQDEYEEKPEIGNKSPVILKDEKPPLLPPSYNTSNMNGDNDVDEYVPPPAVVVGGREVRGKSPATPSYRKPPPYVSP; the protein is encoded by the exons ATGGACATGTCACGGAGCTTATCTGCCGGTGGAAACCTAATGCTCCTCCCGTTATGCCTTCTGCTGGCCACCTTCCATGGCGCCAGTGTGCTGGCGGAGCGCGATTTCAATGTAAACGACTCTCAG GTGCCTGTCATTGAGCCCAAGGATGTGCCCGCCTACAAGCAGGATCCGTATGTCAAGGAGCTGATGGGCTGCTCCAACAGCCAGAGCGAGGTAGTCCTCTCCCTGGTCCTGAAGAAGCACGACTGGAGCGATCTGACTGCCACCAAGCGCGCCCATGTTCAGGCTAAGCTGGCCAAGTTCTTTGCCATACCCAAGGAATTCATCTCCCTGGACTCAGTGTCCAAGTTGGAGCTTAAGTCCATGCACAAGTTGGCCAACAAGAGGGGCGGAAAGGGCAATAAGAACGTAGAAACCCTGAATCGCCGCCTCGGACGCGCCAGTTTCATG ATCGGCTGCGATTCGCGGTATTTCGCAATGGGAGAGCCGATAGCCATGCAGATTGCTCATCAAGTGAAGGATGGCACCATTGGAGCCTTGACGGAGGAGAACTTTGGTCTTTGGTTCATCTGGCGAAAGGAGCTGAAAGCCAG ATCGCATCGCAAAAAGCGCCAATCGGAGGGCTCTGGaaacgacgacgacgactaCGAGTACGAAGACGACCCCGAAGACACTTC GGAACCCAGCACGGAAGTGCCAGCTGTGACAACACACGCCCATCGACACCATCACGGAGCG TCGGAGGTTCCCGATTCCGTTTCGGTCACATCGGTCGCATCGGAGGAGGAGATCCAGGAGAGTGTCTCCATGCTGGAGTCCGTCATCAGCAAGACCATTGAGAACACGAAGAACATCAAGGAGTTGCCCATTCTCGGGGCGGATGCTGAAGATGAGGAGGACGAGGAGTTCCTGCTCCCCAGGGGGACTGCCCCAAGCAGCAGTACGATGGCTACTTTGGTGACGGAGGCCGTTAAGCCTGTCCTGTTCCTGGAGGAGAACCAAGTGGATCAGGGAGCTGTCGATGTAGAGATCGAGACTTCCACGCCCACGCCCTCGCCGCCAGCCGCGCACAAGCCATACTCTCCCTACGATGCCACCTCCTCTGTGGGAGTTACCTCGCCCACACCCGTCCAGCCAGAGAATTCGGAACCTCCTCCGTCTGAGACCTCGCCATCGTCTGCGACTACTCCGACTCCCACTCCCACGCCCATGCTCACCGAGCTCGAAAGCAATGCCcccaccacctccacctccatcTCCATAGCATCCCAGTCCCCGGCAAATCCCGCATTTCTGTCTCCATCTTCACAGGCCACTCAAGCAtccttaaaaacaacaactacaacaacattAACAagcacaacagcaacaatctcaacaacaacagcaacaacaacattgtCAGAATCGCCAAAG GGAGAACCTGGTGACGGCCTCAACACCACTAGCAGTAACACTTTAACCCACAATGAG CAGTCCACTCCAACAGTAGCCTCCGGCACCACTACAACCACCGCCTTGCCAGAGTCCAGCAGCTCGTTCGCCTCCACGGACTATGTGGAACCGCCGGCAGAGGAGAACAGTCCGCCGGTCATTGAGACGCGTCTACCGAAGTTCGCGGTGACATCGGGAAAGGCTTTCACGTTCGTTGTGCCGCGGGAGACTTTTGCGGATGCCGAGGACCAGGGTAACCTGAGGCTGGACTTTACGGACAAAGATGGCCACGAGCTGAAGTCAACCTCCTGGTTGCAGTTCAACGTCGATAAAAGGGAACTCTATGGACT CCCGTTGGACGACACCGTGTCGCGATGGCAGTACCGCCTCACAGCAACAGACTCTGGCAATGCCAGTGTCACGGAAACCGTAGAGATTTCCGTCCAGCAGCACCGGGCGGTTAGGACCATCAACCACGAGATTAGTATTTCCGTGCGGATCAACGAAATACATGGCCATAACATCAACTGGCAGTTGAAGCTGATCAATGCCGTGGCTAGGACGTTGGACGATGCCACCAGCTCAGCTTTGGTGGTGCGGGAGATCAGGCAAACGGTCCAGGATCCCTACTCAGCTACTTTGGTCTATTTCAACGAGACTTTGCCAACAAACGAGTGTCCGGAAAAGGAACTCAACGACCTTGTAGCACGACTGGATGCCCAGCGGCTGAGTGACTTAGTTCAGCCGCTGCTGGCCATCAAGTCCATTACTGGACAGCTGATTGGCTCCTGCCAGAAGGAGCTGACGCGGGTGAAGCCCACCCAGCACATGGCCAAAAATGTCCCGCCGATGCCGCGCAACCAGGTCGATCGGGTGAATGCCAGTGTGGGACAGTTGCTAGTATACAAAGTGCCGACCGACACTTTCTACGATGCCAATGACCAGCAGTTGACTCTCACTCTCAAGACCAAGGACCACAAGGAGCTGAGCACCCGGCACTGGCTGCAGTTTGACTCCAAAAACGAAGAATTCTATGGTGTTCCCAAGAGTGGGGATATAGGCTCCGAGGAGTACCTGTTGGTGGCCGAGGACAGCGGCGGCTTAGTCGCCCATGATGCCCTGGTCGTGGTGGTCAGCCATGCGCCCAAGCGGGAGTTTGGAGCATTTTTCAAGGCATATCTGGCCATAAGGCATGAGAACTTCAACGCCGATCTGCAGCGGAAGTTTGTAGAGCGCGTAGCGAGACTGCACGGAGaccccaccaccacccagaTCCAGATCCGGTCCGTAACCACGCACCACGATTCGGACGGCACCATTGTCAACTTCTACAACACAACCCTGTACAAAATGAACAATCGCTGTCCCGAAAAGGAGCTGGCCGCCACCAGGAGTATCTACCTGAACAGCGATCTTAGCCTCAAGGATTCGGTGAAGCGAGCTCTGGGCCCGGAATTGAATCTCACCAACTTTTCGGTGGTCCCCTTCGGCAGTTGCCATC ATGCCGAAATCCCGGACATTCAACCCGACTACAACCCAAGGCCCGACGAGCCCAGCCTGAAGTCCACTTTCAGTGACGAGTACTTGGCGAACATCGTGCTGCCCGCCGTCATTATCGTGGTCATGATAATTTTGGCATCCCTCGTGGCCTGCTGCCTGCACAGGCGTCGTCACAAGAGCGGAAAAATGGAGCTTG gcgacgacgaggagcGCAAGTCCTTCCGAGCCAAGGGTATTCCCGTCATCTTCCAGGATGAGTACGAGGAGAAACCAGAGATTGGCAACAAGAGCCCTGTTATTCTTAAAGACGAGAAGCCTCCGCTACTGCCCCCGTCCTACAATACCTCGAATATGAATG GTGACAACGACGTGGATGAGTATGTGCCACCGCCGGCCGTTGTTGTGGGCGGACGGGAGGTGCGAGGGAAGTCACCTGCCACACCCTCCTACCGCAAGCCTCCGCCATATGTGTCGCCATAA